Proteins encoded by one window of Ascochyta rabiei chromosome 1, complete sequence:
- a CDS encoding Ubiquinone biosynthesis protein coq9, mitochondrial, giving the protein MSATRLPSTLLGTLRASASRTSGPILRQRCTYHSYDYAQPPLFAPAESKILSSAYAHVPHHGFTIDALKLGARDAGYLDASTNLFPRGVFDLINYHLVTQRLALRDSVQFAKEKDGRKLGVGSKVRALTLARLRANEPVLHRWQEALAIMAQPTYVPPSLYELAALADEIWFLAGDGSVDMSWYTKRATLSAIYSATEVFMTQDTSKGFAETEQFLDGRLRDLQTVGGLVGKLGEWVNYTGHSTVNVLRSKGVGI; this is encoded by the exons ATGTCTGCAACACGGCTACCTAGCACTCTCCTCGGCACACTGCGGGCCAGCGCCTCGCGCACTTCCGGCCCTATCCTGCGCCAACGCTGCACATACCACTCGTACGACTACGCGCAACCGCCGCTCTTTGCGCCCGCCGAAAGCAAGATCCTCTCCTCGGCATACGCCCATGTCCCACACCACGGCTTCACAATCGACGCGCTGAAGCTCGGCGCCCGCGACGCAGGGTACCTCGACGCATCGACGAATCTGTTTCCGCGCGGGGTGTTCGACCTGATCAACTACCACCTCGTGACGCAGCGCCTCGCACTGCGGGATAGCGTGCAGTTCGCCAAGGAGAAAGATGGGAGGAAGCTCGGCGTAGGCTCGAAAGTGCGCGCCCTGACACTCGCACGGCTGCGCGCGAACGAACCAGTGCTGCACCGGTGGCAGGAG GCCCTCGCCATAATGGCCCAACCAACCTACGTTCCCCCCTCGTTGTACGAGCTAGCGGCACTCGCAGACGAAATCTGGTTCCTAGCCGGCGACGGCAGCGTCGACATGAGCTGGTACACGAAGCGCGCGACGCTATCAGCCATCTACTCCGCCACCGAGGTCTTCATGACGCAGGACACGTCCAAGGGGTTCGCAGAGACGGAGCAGTTTCTTGACGGGCGGCTGCGCGATCTGCAGACGGTGGGTGGGCTTGTGGGGAAGCTGGGTGAGTGGGTGAATTACACGGGGCACAGCACTGTCAATGTGTTGCGGAGCAAGGGAGTTGGGATATGA
- a CDS encoding NADH:ubiquinone reductase (H(+)-translocating), with product MPSNQLSRMRQLPSSIRQLIVRHAGCTTFPVVTTRQLSHAAPRPQLGALANAHLSRQQRSITIQQLDTGRDNRERVVILGSGWAGFTVARQLDNKKYQTVVVSPRSYFAFTPLLASTAVGTLEFRTALEPVRSRRTKVEFVQGWGDDVDFKNKTLTVEQAVDDPTQGLALTQDRHAGETQEQRALEKKSDVEKGRTFDLTYDKLIVTVGCYSQTFGTPGVKEHAFFLKDVGDARKIRNRLLACFEAAALPTTPDEMKKQLLNFAVVGGGPTGIEFSAELHDLINEDLAKIYPELIKYHKITVYDVAAKVLPMFDEKLAGYAMDKFKREGIDIKTKHHVEELSLGSPFERNNLSSEKDHRMFTLKIKEEGEIGVGMCVWSTGLMQNPFVHHALSNVRAVPDNLRLVESAGDPSFAKDIAWKVKKDERSGSILTDDRLRLKVVPQGKNDKHVVAVVDDVYVLGDCGIIEGTSYPATAQVASQKGLWLAKRLNKQDLDKAGFKFKDLGTLAYIGNWDALFQGGKWGRLQGYIAWAIWRGAYLTRTVSWRNKILVPVYWAVNWLFGRDISRF from the exons ATGCCGTCAAATCAACTATCGCGCATGCGCCAACTGCCTTCGAGCATTCGGCAGCTCATTGTTCGACACGCAGGATGCACAACGTTTCCAGTCGTTACCACGAGACAGCTTTCACATGCAGCACCTCGTCCTCAACTCGGTGCTCTGGCAAATGCACATCTCTCACGGCAGCAGCGGAGCATCACCATCCAACAACTAGATACTGGACGGGACA ACCGAGAAAGAGTAGTAATCTTGGGGAGCGGCTGGGCCGGGTTCACAGTTGCGAGACAGCTCGACAACAAAAAATACCAGACAGTAGTAGTGTCGCCAAGGTCCTACTTCGCATTCACTCCATTGCTCGCCTCGACAGCAGTCGGGACTCTCGAATTTCGGACAGCACTCGAGCCGGTCAGGAGCCGGCGCACCAAGGTTGAATTCGTCCAAGGATGGGGCGATGACGTGGATTTTAAAAACAAGACGCTCACCGTTGAGCAGGCAGTAGACGACCCGACGCAGGGACTAGCACTGACTCAAGATCGCCATGCGGGGGAGACGCAAGAGCAGCGGGCCTTGGAAAAAAAGTCAGATGTTGAGAAAGGCAGGACTTTTGATCTAACATACGACAAGCTTATCGTCACGGTCGGCTGCTATAGCCAGACTTTTGGAACGCCGGGTGTCAAAGAGCATGCCTTTTTCCTGAAAGACGTTGGTGATGCACGTAAGATCAGGAACCGACTGCTGGCATGTTTCGAAGCAGCAGCACTGCCAACTACTCCCGACGAAATGAAGAAGCAGCTACTGAACTTCGCAGTGGTCGGAGGCGGGCCAACAGGAATCGAGTTCAGTGCCGAGTTGCACGATCTCATCAACGAGGATCTGGCCAAGATCTACCCGGAGTTGATCAAATACCACAAGATTACCGTCTATGACGTCGCAGCGAAGGTCTTGCCCATGTTCGATGAGAAGCTGGCAGGCTACGCCATGGACAAGTTCAAGCGCGAAGGTATCGACATCAAGACCAAACATCACGTCGAGGAGCTGAGCCTGGGTTCTCCGTTCGAACGAAACAATTTGAGCTCGGAGAAGGATCACAGAATGTTCACACTGAAGATCAAAGAGGAAGGTGAGATTGGTGTGGGTATGTGTGTCTGGAGTACCGGACTAATGCAGAACCCCTTCGTGCACCATGCCCTCAGCAACGTCCGCGCAGTCCCTGATAACCTCCGACTCGTCGAGTCAGCCGGTGACCCCAGCTTCGCCAAGGATATTGCATGGAAGGTCAAGAAGGACGAACGATCTGGATCTATCCTTACCGACGACCGCCTCCGTCTCAAGGTCGTTCCACAGGGCAAGAACGACAAGCACGTGGTAGCAGTCGTCGACGACGTATACGTCCTAGGAGACTGCGGTATCATCGAAGGGACAAGCTACCCTGCGACGGCGCAGGTTGCTTCGCAGAAGGGTCTCTGGCTGGCCAAAAGACTCAACAAGCAGGATCTGGACAAGGCCGGCTTCAAGTTCAAGGATCTGGGCACACTGGCCTACATTGGCAATTGGGATGCACTTTTCCAAGGAGGCAAGTGGGGCAGACTACAAGGCTACATCGCGTGGGCCATCTGGCGCGGCGCCTACTTGACCAGAACAGTCAGCTGGAGGAACAAGATTCTGGTACCGGTATACTG GGCTGTCAATTGGCTGTTTGGCCGCGACATCAGTCGTTTTTGA
- a CDS encoding RNA helicase, whose amino-acid sequence MPTRLSNTRKHRGHVSAGHGRVGKHRKHPGGRGMAGGQHHHRTNIDKYHPGYFGKVGMRYFHKQQNHFWKPVINLDKLWSLVPAEKREEYLAKKSDKAPVLDLLSFGYSKVLGKGRLPEVPIIVRARYFSAEAEKKIKEAGGVVQLVA is encoded by the exons ATGCCCACCAG ATTGAGCAACACCCGCAAGCACCGCGGTCACGTTTCCGCCGGTCACGGACGTGTCGGAAAGCACAGGAAGCATCCCGGTGGTCGTGGTATGGCCGGTGGTCAGCACCACCACAGGACCAACATCGACAAGTACCATCCTGGTTACTTCGGAAAGGTTGGTATGAGGTACT TCCACAAGCAGCAGAACCACTTCTGGAAGCCCGTCATCAACCTCGACAAGCTGTGGTCCCTCGTCCCCGCTGAGAAGCGTGAGGAGTACCTCGCCAAGAAGTCGGACAAGGCTCCCGTCCTCGACCTCCTCTCCTTCGGCTACTCCAAGGTCCTCGGCAAGGGCCGCCTCCCCGAGGTCCCCATCATCGTCCGCGCCCGCTACTTCTCCGCCGAGGCCGAGAAGAAGATCAAGGAGGCCGGCGGTGTTGTCCAGCTCGTCGCATAA
- a CDS encoding Arginase gives MSAAPTIQPKFLPSRQDVGVVAVGFSGGQPKAGVDAAPMALIEAGLIKELEEDLDLKVTFDGQVHNYAELLPAEDPDYRGMKRPKFVSAVTKEVSEQVYNYAKTGKLVLTLGGDHSIAMGTVSGTARAMRERLGREIAVIWVDAHADINTPETSDSGNIHGMPVAFLTGLATETREDVFGWLKAHHMLSTKKLVYIGLRDIDRGEKKILREHGIKAFSMHDVDRHGIGKVMDMALAWIGSDTPIHLSFDIDALDPMWAPSTGTAVRGGLTLREGDFIAECVAETGSLIALDLVEVNPSLDEVGANDTIRAGNSIVRCALGDTLL, from the exons ATGTCCGCCGCGCCAACCATACAACCCAAGTTTCTGCCCTCCCGCCAAGATGTCGGTGTGGTTGCAGTCGGTTTCAGTGGTGGCCAG CCAAAAGCAGGTGTCGACGCGGCGCCCATGGCCCTTATTGAAGCTGGTCTGATCAAGGAGCTCGAAGAAGATTTGGACCTCAAGGTCACTTTCGATGGACAAGTGCACAACTACGCAGAGTTGCTGCCGGCAGAAGACCCGGACTACCGCGGCATGAAGCGACCCAAGTTTGTCAGCGCAGTCACCAAGGAAGTCAGCGAGCAAGTATACAACTACGCAAAGACTGGCAAGCTCGTCCTCACACTCGGCGGCGATCATTCCATCGCCATGGGAACTGTATCTGGCACAGCACGCGCTATGCGGGAGAGGCTGGGGCGAGAGATTGCAGTCATCTGGGTCGACGCTCACGCCGACATCAACACCCCTGAGACGTCGGATAGCGGCAACATCCACGGCATGCCCGTTGCTTTCCTCACTGGTCTTGCTACAGAGACACGCGAAGATGTGTTCGGATGGCTGAAAGCACACCACATGCTCAGCACCAAGAAGCTTGTCTACATCGGCCTCCGTGACATCGACCGCGGCGAGAAGAAGATCCTGAGGGAACACGGCATTAAGGCTTTCTCGATGCACGATGTTGACAGGCACGGCATTGGCAAGGTCATGGACATGGCCCTGGCCTGGATTGGCAGCGACACACCCATCCACCTGTCGTTCGACATCGATGCGCTCGACCCCATGTGGGCGCCCAGCACCGGCACAGCTGTTCGTGGTGGCTTGACGCTGCGCGAGGGTGACTTTATCGCAGAGTGCGTCGCAGAGACTGGTTCATTGATTGCGCTCGATCTCGTCGAGGTCAACCCCAGCCTTGACGAGGTAGGCGCGAATGATACAATCCGTGCCGGCAACTCCATCGTTCGTTGCGCCCTTGGAGATACCCTTTTGTAG
- a CDS encoding Endo-1,3(4)-beta-glucanase has translation MAKLSLLLAVSQFSLVYSLPANDINRQPEIPDERAITISTNLDATTSYSTAIESLQTATLTTRPSLTGSILTALPTGGGITKDPANLPGITATFEPLCPEETPLVPGPTSPAGLPSADIFVPLATGVPAPSIPFRNDHVVQKQNIVDGNVPIQTNKFYANFFLGSQQSPVWTHPYSLSWAKGRGGSYGMAISHTERSQFAFGPDTNNPQYFISPIGIQQMALSAAELQAGTAMTIENLKAFSVYANFAPSAGSRVVMSVPVVQGMGFITSVYDNCQPMISSGVFFRSLKYAGQVNSVTFKYNTQLEDGSQWLIYVTPLAADGVPPLTLVGGGSIRGPDSFTGLIQVTKNPSGQDGERTFDGSAGSYAINATISGAVNGPSGSYTLSWTKGGVLSQPLVMYALPHHVESFDQETRGAMTGIQLITTTKGAATAVQADRFTMIEPDLPTTIGFAPWAKAANGAQGGTGNINVGASALQLLNTAGTTELRQDFIAQTSLNSMYYSGKGLAKFAGIVYTMQTMAGNSNLAAAGLEKLKDAFNVFANNTQPEPLVYDTVWKGVVSGATYRSPTKDPGLDFGNTLYNDHHFHYGYFVYTAAVIGHLEPAWLDQGINRQWVNTLVRDYANPVTDGYFPFSRSFDWFHGHSWAKGLFESGDGKDQESTSEDTFATFALKMWGKISGDANMEARGNLQLAVQARSVRNYFLLKSDNKNQPPSFLHNKVTGILFENKVDHTTYFGSNIEYIQGIHMIPLNPSSAYTRPKDFVTEEWNTFFSNGRVDQIPGGWRGILYANLALIDPQTSYNYFASPNFDYGSLDGGASRTWYLAYSAAMLNVGSAVAEPGLTLQYPPQQQEPPQQPYQPEEPVDGEPQPQDAPQEEPIPPQPTQEEPQQEEPQQVPGQQPQAPPQQQQPQQGVAHAVDLTAPAPARVPAPAEVASQDQSADSPYSNDPSFEWADYAPTDGDFTAPQQADQDQYRNPYADDPSSGWRNYFNDYRNNALHGADAPARYPWDMKSRDYHNRVATNGADEDEWEDVLDCGDEGDASQNEEQGREYM, from the exons ATGGCAAAGCTGTCTTTGCTACTGGCGGTTAGCCAGTTTTCACTCGTTTACAGCCTTCCCGCAAACGACATTAATAGACAGCCCGAGATACCTGACGAACGTGCTATCACAATCTCTACAAATCTCGATGCTACCACCAGCTACAGTACAGCTATTGAGTCGCTGCAGACCGCTACTTTGACGACACGTCCATCTCTCACAGGA AGTATCCTCACAGCTCTTCCTACAGGAGGAGGGATTACAAAAGACCCCGCAAACCTACCCGGGATCACTGCGACGTTTGAACCTCTGTGTCCTGAGGAGACGCCGCTTGTGCCGGGTCCTACCTCCCCAGCTGGCCTGCCCTCTGCAGACATCTTCGTGCCTCTGGCAACAGGAGTGCCTGCACCATCGATACCATTTCGGAACGACCATGTTGTCCAAAAGCAAAATATTGTCGATGGCAATGTACCCATCCAGACAAACAAGTTCTATGCCAACTTCTTCCTGGGCAGTCAGCAGTCGCCTGTATGGACACATCCCTACTCTTTGTCGTGGGCAAAGGGTCGAGGAGGGTCATATGGCATGGCCATCAGTCACACAGAGCGCAGTCAGTTCGCTTTTGGACCTGATACGAACAATCCACAGTACTTCATCTCGCCGATCGGCATACAACAAATGGCGTTGTCAGCAGCTGAACTCCAAGCGGGAACCGCTATGACGATCGAAAACCTAAAGGCATTCTCAGTCTACGCTAACTTCGCCCCGTCTGCCGGATCTCGGGTCGTCATGTCTGTGCCTGTTGTTCAAGGAATGGGTTTTATCACATCCGTCTACGATAACTGTCAGCCTATGATCAGCAGTGGTGTCTTCTTCCGCAGCCTCAAGTATGCTGGCCAGGTGAACAGTGTCACCTTTAAGTATAACACCCAGCTGGAGGATGGCTCACAGTGGCTCATCTATGTCACGCCGCTTGCTGCTGATGGAGTTCCACCTTTGACTTTGGTAGGAGGCGGCTCCATTCGTGGTCCAGATTCTTTTACTGGCTTGATACAAGTCACCAAAAACCCCAGCGGTCAAGATGGCGAGCGTACGTTTGATGGCAGTGCAGGCTCATACGCGATCAACGCGACTATCTCGGGCGCTGTCAACGGTCCCTCAGGCAGCTACACGCTGTCCTGGACCAAGGGGGGTGTGCTGAGTCAACCATTGGTCATGTATGCTTTACCGCATCACGTCGAGTCGTTTGACCAAGAGACGCGCGGTGCGATGACCGGTATCCAGCTCATCACTACAACAAAAGGCGCAGCTACCGCAGTCCAGGCCGATAGATTTACCATGATCGAGCCGGACCTACCTACCACTATTGGATTCGCACCCTGGGCTAAGGCTGCGAATGGTGCTCAGGGCGGTACGGGCAACATCAACGTGGGTGCATCGGCACTCCAGCTCCTCAACACTGCAGGCACCACTGAGCTGAGGCAGGACTTCATCGCACAGACCAGCTTGAACAGCATGTACTACTCTGGTAAGGGCCTTGCAAAGTTTGCTGGTATCGTCTATACAATGCAGACCATGGCTGGAAACAGTAATCTTGCTGCAGCCGGTCTTGAAAAGCTCAAAGACGCGTTTAACGTCTTTGCCAACAATACTCAGCCTGAACCGCTAGTATACGACACTGTCTGGAAGGGCGTAGTCTCTGGTGCGACGTACAGATCACCTACGAAGGACCCCGGTCTTGACTTTGGAAACACGCTTTACAACGACCATCATTTTCACTATGGATACTTCGTCTACACAGCAGCAGTCATTGGCCACCTAGAGCCCGCGTGGCTTGATCAAGGCATCAACAGGCAGTGGGTGAATACGCTTGTTCGCGATTACGCCAACCCAGTAACCGACGGGTACTTCCCCTTCTCACGCTCCTTCGACTGGTTCCATGGGCACTCTTGGGCCAAGGGTCTCTTCGAGTCTGGTGATGGTAAAGATCAAGAGTCCACATCCGAAGACACTTTCGCAACCTTCGCCCTGAAGATGTGGGGGAAGATCTCTGGAGATGCCAACATGGAGGCTCGTGGCAACTTGCAACTTGCAGTGCAAGCCCGCAGTGTTCGCAACTACTTTTTGCTGAAATCCGACAACAAGAACCAACCTCCGTCGTTCCTGCACAACAAAGTCACTGGCATCCTCTTCGAGAATAAAGTCGACCACACAACATACTTTGGTAGTAACATCGAATACATTCAAGGCATTCACATGATCCCACTGAACCCCAGCTCCGCATACACACGGCCCAAGGACTTTGTCACCGAAGAGTGGAATACTTTCTTTAGCAACGGCCGCGTTGACCAAATCCCTGGCGGCTGGCGAGGCATACTCTACGCCAACCTTGCACTCATCGACCCACAAACAAGTTATAACTACTTTGCTAGTCCAAATTTTGACTACGGCTCACTCGATGGCGGTGCAAGCCGTACTTGGTACCTTGCATACTCGGCAGCGATGTTGAATGTCGGCTCTGCGGTCGCAGAACCGGGCCTAACACTGCAGTACCCTCCGCAACAGCAGGAGCCTCCACAGCAGCCCTATCAACCGGAAGAACCTGTTGATGGCGAACCTCAGCCACAGGATGCTCCACAGGAAGAGCCTATCCCACCACAGCCCACTCAGGAAGAACCACAGCAAGAAGAGCCCCAGCAGGTCCCTGGGCAACAACCTCAAGCGCCAccccagcagcagcagcctcaaCAAGGAGTAGCACACGCTGTAGATCTCACTGCACCAGCACCGGCACGCGTGCCCGCACCTGCCGAGGTGGCTAGTCAAGACCAATCCGCCGACTCTCCTTACTCGAACGATCCCTCATTCGAATGGGCTGATTACGCGCCCACCGACGGCGATTTTACTGCCCCTCAACAAGCAGACCAGGATCAGTACCGGAACCCTTACGCCGACGATCCTAGCTCTGGTTGGCGCAACTACTTCAACGATTACCGCAACAATGCCCTGCACGGGGCTGATGCCCCTGCGCGGTATCCGTGGGATATGAAGTCACGTGACTATCACAATCGCGTAGCGACAAACGGCGCCGACGAAGATGAGTGGGAAGACGTCCTCGACTGTGGGGACGAGGGAGATGCTAGCCAAAACGAGGAGCAGGGAAGAGAGTACATGTGA